In Tsuneonella sp. CC-YZS046, the genomic window TGCGCCACCAGATCACATCTTCGCTGACGATGTTCTCATGCATTGGCCGCCATCGTGCGATGCGCTCCTCGCGCGGCATGGCAAGCGCTTTCGCAATCGAATCGGCGATGTCGTCCGCGCTGTAGGGATTGACGATCAGGGCGCTATCCAATTGCGCCGCCGCGCCGGCAAAACGCGACAATATCAGAACGCCCGGATCATCGGGGTTCTGAGCTGCGACATATTCCTTCGCGACAAGGTTCATGCCGTCGCGAAGTGGCGTGACGAGGCCGACGCGCGCGGCGCGATAAACGCCAGCCAGGACATTACGCGGAAATCCCTGGTTCACATAGCGGAGCGGCACCCAGTCGATGTCCGCAAAGGCGCCATTTATCCGTCCCGACAGCGCATCGAGGTGCGCGCGGATATCGCGATAGCTTTGCACGGCGTCGCGAGAAGGCGGCGCGATCTGGAGCATATAGACATTGGCATGCGCATCGGGCCGCGTTTCCAGGTAACGCTGATAGCCGTTGAACCGCTCCTCGAGCCCTTTCGAATAGTCGAGTCGATCGACCCCGACGATCAGGCTACGACCGATCGAGCTTTCTATCATGCGGCGATGGGTGGCGGCCGCTTCCTTGCTGCTCGCATTTGCGATGAATTCCTGCGCGTCGATTCCGATCGGACACGCAATCGCCCTGATCGTCCGGGCGCCGACGGTGATGGCTCCGTCCGGGCCCAGCGACCCGCCCATTTCGTGGGTGACATAGTCGTGGAACGTCTCAAGCCATTCCTCGGTTTGGAAGCCGACAACGTCATAGGCGAACAGCGCGTCGACCAGGCGGCGATGTTCGGGCAATGCGGTCAGAAGGCGGGTTGGCGGCCAGGGAATATGGAGGAAAAAGCCGATGCGGTTGGTCAACCCGTGTTGCCGCAGCACCCAGCCGAGCGGGATCATGTGATAATCGTGAATCCAGATCAGATCGTCAGGCTCGATGTGGGGGGCGATCACTTCGCCGAACACGCGATTGACGCGTTCGTAGCCGCCCTGAAACTCGCGCTCGAATTCGGTCAGTTCCAGCCGGTAATGAAACAGCGGCCACAATGTGCGGTTGGCGTAACCATCATAATATTCGTCGACGTCCTGTTCCGGCAGGTCGATCGTTGCCGAAGTGACGCCGTCGAATGTCTCGAATTTCAGATCGCCGGTCTCGCCGGTCTCGCCCGACCATCCGAACCAGATACCTTCCGCCTCGCGCAATGCCGCCGTGAGTGCGACCGCGAGTCCGCCCTGGGCGGCAGGCTGCGCCGTCGTCGGCGCCGATACGCGATTGGAGATGACGATCAGCCGGCTCAACGGATCGTGCTCCAGGGCTTGCTCAGCAGGACGGCGCAGTTGATCATGCCGACCAGCGAATAGGTCTGCGGGTAATTGCCCCACAGCTCCCCGGAAACGGGGTCGATATCCTCCGAAAGCAGGCCGGCCGGCGTGCGCCGCGAAAGCATCTCCTCGAGCAACACGCGCGCATCGTCGTCGCGGCCGGTGTAGTGGAGCGCCTCGATCAGCCAGAAGGTGCAGACGTTGAACGCGGTATGCGGCACGCCGAAATCGTCCTCGCTGTCATAGCGCAGCATGTTCGATCCCCGCCGCAGCCCCGTCTCGACAGCTTCGAGGGTGCCAAGGAAGCGCGGATCGTCGGGCGCGAGGAAGCGCAGTTCGAGCAACTGGATCAGGCTGGCGTCGAGATTGTCTCCGGCAAAGGTCGCCGACAACCGGTTGGTTTCGGGCCGCCACGCCGCCTGCTCGATCCGCGCGCGCATCGTGTCGGCGCGATCCTGCCAGAAAGCGGCGCGATCGCGAAGGCCAAGCGCGGCGGCCGCATTCGCGAGCCGGTCGCAGGCGGCCCAGCACATGGCGGCCGAATAGGTGTGGACATAGGATCTGGTGCGCAATTCCCAAAGCCCGGCGTCGGGCTGGTCGTATCGCTCCCATGCGCGCTCGCCGATTGGCTCCAGCGCCTCGAAATCCGAGATTCCGGCCATGCGGAACAGGCGATGGTCGAAAAACGCCTGGGCGTTGGACAGAACGATCTGGCCATAGGCGTCGTGCTGGATCTGGTCATAGGCCTGGTTGCCCACGCGAACCGGCCCCATCCCGCGATAGCCATTGAGGCCGGGCGCCTCCCACTCGGTCAGTGTCTGCTCGCCGCCGACACCGTAGAGCGGCTGGATATGCCCGCCTGCCGCATTGTCCACGATATTGCGAAGATATTCGAGATAGCCCTCGAGCACGTCCAGCGCGCCTAGCCGGTTGAGCGCCTGAATCGTGTAGTAGGCATCCCTGATCCAGCAATAGCGATAGTCCCAGTTGCGGCCCGAATCCGCATGTTCCGGGATCGAAGTGGTCATCGCCGCGACGATCGCGCCGGTTTCCTCATGCTGGCACAGCTTCAGTGTAATCGCCGCGCGGATCACCGCTTCCTGCCATTCATAGGGCGTGGCCAGACCGCGCACCCAGTGCCGCCATTCGGCGGTCGTCCGATCGAGCATCATCTCAAGCGAGGCGGCTATATCATCGTCGAAACTCTCGTCGGGGCCGAGGAAGAAATGCAGGGGCCGCTCCACGCGGAACAGCCGCTCGTCCTCGATCCAGCCGATCGGAGCCGTCGTCGACAGGCGCATCACGCCATTTTCCAGCAGATAGCGGATGTGGTTGGAGCCACGCGTATGGTCTGCGCGCGCGCTCCCCCACGCCGTGGAGGGGCGGAGCCGGACGCGAATGCGGGGGGAGCCGGCGACGGGGCGAACGATCCGCACGAACGCGGTCGGCCGGTATGTCCGGCCGTTGCGATGGAAACGCGGCGCGAAATCGATGATTTCGATCGCGTTGCCATGCGCATCGACGTGATGCGTCGCAAGAATGGGTGTGTTGCGCAGATAGGCCTGGGTTGTTTTGACCACGCCATCGAGGTCGATCTCCCAGAACCCGTAGGCGCCCTCGCCAGCCGGCGGCGCGTCGTCAAGCAGCGAGGAGAAGGCGGGATCGCCGTCGATACGTGGAAGGCATCCCCAGACGAACCGCCCCGACCGATCGATCAGCGCGGAGACCTGGCAATTGCCGATCGGCCAGAGATCAAGGGTTGCGGTCACAGGCCGCGCAACCAATGATGCACGTCCGCTACGCTCGTCAGCCGGTATTGCGCGGCCGTTTCACGGTCCGGCCCCACCAGGATGCCGGCGCCCCCCAATGCGGCGCAGAGTTCGAAGCCCGGTTCGTCCGTCACATCGTCCCCCAGAAAGACTGGAATATGCCCTGCAAAGGGGGGCGACTGCATCAGCGCGGCTATGCCGCTACCCTTGTCGTGACCCGCAGAGCGCAATTCGACCATCATCTTTCCCTTTTGCACCATTAACCCGCTTTCCGCGCCGAACCGTTCCGCCAGCGCATTGGCCTCGGCGGCGAATGAGGGGTTTTGCCGGTAGTGGATGGCTACTCCCAATGATTTTACCTCGATGATGACTCCCTCGCGGTCGAGAAAGGCCTGGTTGAATGCCCTTTCGGCATTCCCCAGCATAGGCGGCCGTTCCGGCCGCAGCACGATTGCCCCCGCAGCCCGAACCTCCCCGCCATGGCTGCCCACCACGGCAAGGCTATGGGCAACAGGCCCGACAAGCCTGTCGATCTGGTCGATCGAGCGGCCGCTGACCAGTGCCACTCGCCCACCTAGCCGCCCCGCCAGCTCCGTCAGCAACGCCCTGAGGGCATCTCCGACGATAACTGCTTCGGGGTGTTCAGCCAAATCGACCAGGGTGCCGTCGAAATCCAGAAACAAGCTGATGGCATGCGAGCCGAACGTGGGCGGTGGCGCTTGCTGCATTGCAGAAGCATTACATGCAAACCCGCGCAAAAGCATCCCCTAAGGCTTCAATGGTATATGGGTCAGAGTGGGAAGCCGGGCGATGATGCCCAGGCCATGCGTTTTGCCGCGTCACGACAAATTGCGACAATATATGCGCTTCCCAAGGAAATTCTAGCGACAGGCGTGATCCACTTTCTCCTCAACGCCAACCCGGCGTCACCGATTTTCACAAGGAGAAGCATCATGAAAAAGTTCATCCTCGCCATCGCCGCATCCTCGCTGATCGCGACCCCCGTTCTGGCGGCGCCGGGTCAGGCCCAGCACAACGCGGCGTATCAGGAGCGGTCCACCCACAGCCAGTCCATTCAGGGCAAGCCCAGCCAGAACCAGTCCGCACGGAAAGCCGAAGCGCCGCGCAAGGTCGCCAAGGCTCATCAGTGGAAGCGTGGCGAGCGTTTCGACAGGAGCAAGGCGACCAATTACCGGGTGATCACCAATCCGCGTGCCTACAAGCTGAAAAGTGCGCCCAAGGGCTATCGCTGGGTGCAGTCGGGCCGGGATGCCCTGCTGGTCCGCCTTAGCAACAACATCATTTCATCGGTCGTGACCAACGCAATCCGGTAAAAAGGAACGGTCGCCGGCCGGGGCGCCCAGCTTGCCCCGGCCGGTGGCAATCAGCATAATCCCTCATGAGAGCGAAAAGGGACGAGACAATGGACACCGCCACTTCGGATGAAGAAACGAGCGGCGACCGCCGCAATCTGCTCAAGGCATTGCTCGCCGCTCCGGTCGCCTTGCCGGTCCTGACCGGCTGTGCGCAGGCGGCCGAGGCAGAACTCCAAGGTGCAGGCGCGTCATCGCTCGCGCTTGTCGCGGCGACGATGGGGCTGATCTCCAGCAATGTCTGCGCCGTGATGCCGGAGACGACCGAAGGGCCTTATTACATAGATCCAAAGCTCGTCCGGCAGAATATCACGGAAGGCAGATCCGGCATCCCGCTGCGGATGCAGCTTCAGGTTGTGACGGCCGATTGCCGCCCGCTGGCCGGCGCCCGGATCGATATCTGGCAGTGCGACGCCCAGGGCGATTACTCAGGCTATGCGAACATGGGGTCCAACCGTGACAATGACACGACCGGGCAGACCTTCCTGCGCGGTACGCAGATGACGGACAGAAATGGTATCGTGACTTTCGACACCATCTATCCGGGTTGGTATAGCGGGCGGACGACGCATATTCACTACAAGGTCTTTTTGGATCAGAAGACGGTGCTGACCAGCCAGATATTCTTTCCCGATGCGCTGAGCGAATATGTCTACCTCAAGAATGCGGCCTATGCCCGCGGCGAAGCGCGCGACACGGTGAACAGGATCGACGGCATCGCCGAACAGGCAGGACCGGGCGCTTATTGCGCGATCCGGGAACAGAAGGATCGCTATGTCGCCGCCCTTGTGGTCGGGGTCGATCCGAACGCCCAGTGGCGGGAAGGCGGACAGGGCATGGCGGGCGGTCCGCCTCCCGACGGTCCCCCTCCGGGCGACAGGCCCGGCGGCTGGGGGACCCGCCCACCCGGCCCGCCTCCGGGCGGCGGTGGCGGCGGCCCGATAGGCCGGCGCGACGAGGCAACCCCGCTGTTCCCGGGCGGCACAATCTGACCCTGGTATCCGGCGGGACGCATCCCCATGCAGGCCCGCCGGTCAGGTTCCGAAATTATAAGGCCTGCCGTGGCGAGGAGTTGCCTCGGGCGGTTGGATCAGTTGCACAAGCTGCGATCGCTTGCCGCCTGCGCTTCCGTCTGATCGCCAAATGGCTTCCGAAGGGAAAATTCATATTCATCCGTGCTCGGCACGGCACTGCCGTAATTGACGGATTTATGCAGAACGGCGGAGCCTCGATCGCTTGTCAGCCGGACATATCCGAAACCCGTTGGGCTGTGGCAGCCGATATTCCGCGACTTGACGCCAAGGGTGCGCAGCGAGGGTTCTATGGTGCTCCATTCAATCGTATCGTCTCCTGGAGAAGAAAGATGGAAGCGGTTGACACGGCCTGCGACCCCACTGATGTCGATGCCATAAATTGCGCCTGAGAGGTCGATCGACCCTGTTTGGGTGAGAGTGGAATTGTCTCCCCAAAGAGGGGCATGAGTCTCACGCTTGCCCCAACGCGCACCGGGAAAGGCCGCGAGCGCGGTTTCCCAGTCCGGAGCCTCGCCTGCCGCAACGATGTTTCTGAATATTCCGGCTATCCTGTCCGTGCGCGAACCGCTGAGGGAGACTGACGGAGCGGGCTGGTCCCCGGCGGCCGAAGCGGCACTCGGCGACGCAGCCTTGGGTTCACCGTCAGCCGGCGCCGATGATTGAGTAGGGTGATCGGCAGGTTTCGCGGCGGCCGCGACATTCACGTTCTCACCTTTCGCAGCGCTTCGGTCGCAGGCCGTCGTCAGGCCCATTGTGAGGATCAAGGGTATAAGCAATGCGGTTCTAATCATGAGAGGCGCCCCTGTGTGTAAATCTCCGGCTGTCAGGAATGTTATATAGTTAACATGACAGCTGTCCGTGGCAAATCATGGATCCTCACGAACGCCGCGTTTGCGGCTGATCCCCTTGCTTGCCTGCCATCATCCGCCCATCCGGGCGGTCCGATATTTGTCGGGACGATCAGGCGGGCAGGAACAGGATAGCCACCAGCCCACTGCTTTCCGGCCCGGCGCGTTCGAGCCGCAGGGTGCCGCCGTGACTCTCGGCTATGGCGCGGGCAATGGCCAGACCAAGCCCGGTCCCGCCCGTGTCGCGATTGCGCGAGCCTTCGAGCCGGTGGAACGGCTCAAGCACCCGCTCCAGCTCCTCATCGGGAATGCCCGGCCCTTCGTCGGCGATACGGATCTCGACGCCGCCGGGAATATATTGGACGGTTGCCATCGCGCCGCCGCCATATTTGACGGCATTGTCGATGAGATTGGTAACGGCGCGGCGTAGCAGGCCCGGCTGAATCTCGGCGACGACGCGCTCTTGCGCGGCCATTTGGGCTGGACGCCCCAGTTCCTGCTGCTCGTATACCAGCGTTTCCACCAGTGCCGCGACATCCATGCGCTTGGCCGGCTCTCGGGCACGACCCGCGCGCGCCAGCACCAGTATCTCCTCCAGCATGTCCGACATCTCGCCGATCTTGGCGATGGCGGCCTCGCGCTCCTCCGGCGGCTCCATCGTTTCCACCCTGATGCGAAGCGAGGCAAGGGGGGTGCGCAGGTCGTGACCGAGAGCGCCGAGCATACGGTCCTTCTCATCGAGCAATGCCACCACGCGATGATTCATGGCGTTGAACGCTTCGATCGCGTGCCGCAAGTCATCCGGGCCTGCGGGGGTAACGGTCACGGGCTCGGCGCGGCCGCCGAAGGCGTTGGCCGCACGGGTGAGGTCGCGCAATGGGCGGGCGAGGCGCAGCGCCGCCCAGCCGCTGGCGCCCAGCACGATCAGATAAACCAGCGCCGTTGCGGCGCCGAGCCGCAGCGCCAGCCATTCATCGCGTGGAGGCACGGGCATGCGACCGACGAGCCATGCGCCATCGGCCTGCTCGACCGAGAGGATCAGCCATCTTCGCGGCGGCATCGGCGGCGCATCATCGGGCCTGTCCTTTTCCGTCTCCTGCAGGAAGCCCGCGCGAACGGCATCGGCCGCCAGCCCCTGTGCGGCAAGCGCCGTGGCCAGCTGGCTCTCGATCTCCGATTTCCGCATCCTGTCGGAAATGCCGCTTGTCGCTTGCAGCGTGAAACGGGCGCCGCGTCTCGACGCGTCGGTGAGCAGCGCTTCGCGCAGGATCGGCACCGCGGTGGTCAGGTCCGACGCGACCTGCACGAAGCGCGTGATTGCCGGCCCTTCGTTCTGGGCAAGGCTCAACTTCTGGCGTTCATTCAGAATGAGCGCGAAATTGACGAGTTGCGCCACCAGCAGGGCCGCGCTCAGCAGCAGCAGCATTTGCGCGGCCAGGCTGCGGGGCAGGAAACGCGTCATATCTTCCGCACATCGGCCGCCAGCATGTAGCCGCCGCCCCATACCGTCTTGATGAATTTCGGATCGGAGGAATCCTCTTCGATCTTGCGGCGCAAACGGCTGACGTGATTGTCGATGCTGCGGTCGAAAGCGGCAAGTTCACGGCCCTGGCTGAGATCCAGCAACTGGTCGCGAGTGAGCACGCGGCGCGGGTGCGTGACGAAGGCAAACAGCAAATTATACTCGCCGGTCGAGAGCGGCACCGACACGCCTTCGGCATCGACGAGTTCCCGGTCTTGCGTGCGCAGCACCCACGGCCCGAAAGCATAGCCTTCTGCCTGGGGGGAATGGATCGCGGTGGAAGCCGAAGACCGCCGCAGCACCGCCTTGATGCGGGCCAGCAGCTCACGCGGGCTGAAGGGTTTCGTCACATAGTCGTCCGCGCCGACTTCCAGGCCGATGATCCGGTCCATCTCCTCCGCTTTGGCCGTCAGGAGGATGACCGGGATCGCGGATGTTGCACGAATGAAGCCCGCAAGCGTCAGGCCATCCTCGCCCGGCATCATGATGTCGAGCAGGACCAGATCGATACCATGCACGGCCAGGATCGCCCTGGCTTCGGCTGCGTCCTGCGCCCTGGAAACCCTCAAGCCGTTCTTGCCCAGGAATTGGGCCAGCGGATCACGGACGTCGCGTTCGTCATCGACGACGAGGATATGGGGTTCCTGGCTCATGCTGTTCCGGATTAGCTCTTATGGGGCAGTGTGGCAAAGGCCCCGGAAGCGAGCTTCCGGGACCTGTTCTGCCTGGACGTTGCTTCAGTAAGCGCCATTGGCAATGACAGAAGCGATGATTCCGGTCGCGAGGGCGACCAGCACCGCATCATTGCCCGACTGCACCCAGCGGTAGCCGCGCGGCGCGTCATGCAGGCGATAGGTGCGGGGATTGCTGATCACCCGATAGTTGGTGGCCTTGCGGCTGTCGAAGCGATCGCCGCGCTTCCAGTTCTGGCGATACTGCATCTGCTTGCCATCCTTGCGGAAAGTTTCGCGACGGACTTCCGGGCGGCGGTCGTTCTGTTCGATCCGGCTCCGGTCGTTTTGTCCCTGAGCGTGATATGGCGCTGCCAGAACGGGGGTCGCGATCAGCGAGGCGGCCACAGCGGCAATGATGAACTTCTTCATCGACTTTCTCCTTGGCAATCTCAAACGCTCCATCGGCGTTGAGGAGAAAGTGCGCCGCGCCTGTCGCTCAAGTTTCTCCGGGCGCAAGGGAAATTGTCGCAATTTGTAGCAATAGGCCGACGCTCTGCCGAACTCGGGCGGCAGCTCAATTTTTCGCGCCTCATTCGAAGCGCAAGAAATCACCCGCTACCGATGCAGAAGATGCCGGTGCCGGGAATGAAAACCGCTGTCGTAGAAAGAGCCTTTCTCGATCATGGCGCGCACGTCGAAGCCGCTCGAAAGCTCCGTCTCCTTCCAGCGCACCGGATTGTCGACCTCGCACATCGCCAGAGCGGCATTGGCGATGCCCCGCGCCTCGTCAGGAATCTCCTCCAGCGGATACTGATTGAGATAGACCAGTATCTCCTCCATCCAGGGCA contains:
- a CDS encoding alpha,alpha-trehalose-phosphate synthase (UDP-forming) is translated as MSRLIVISNRVSAPTTAQPAAQGGLAVALTAALREAEGIWFGWSGETGETGDLKFETFDGVTSATIDLPEQDVDEYYDGYANRTLWPLFHYRLELTEFEREFQGGYERVNRVFGEVIAPHIEPDDLIWIHDYHMIPLGWVLRQHGLTNRIGFFLHIPWPPTRLLTALPEHRRLVDALFAYDVVGFQTEEWLETFHDYVTHEMGGSLGPDGAITVGARTIRAIACPIGIDAQEFIANASSKEAAATHRRMIESSIGRSLIVGVDRLDYSKGLEERFNGYQRYLETRPDAHANVYMLQIAPPSRDAVQSYRDIRAHLDALSGRINGAFADIDWVPLRYVNQGFPRNVLAGVYRAARVGLVTPLRDGMNLVAKEYVAAQNPDDPGVLILSRFAGAAAQLDSALIVNPYSADDIADSIAKALAMPREERIARWRPMHENIVSEDVIWWRKRFTTALMQQ
- a CDS encoding glycoside hydrolase family 15 protein, whose amino-acid sequence is MTATLDLWPIGNCQVSALIDRSGRFVWGCLPRIDGDPAFSSLLDDAPPAGEGAYGFWEIDLDGVVKTTQAYLRNTPILATHHVDAHGNAIEIIDFAPRFHRNGRTYRPTAFVRIVRPVAGSPRIRVRLRPSTAWGSARADHTRGSNHIRYLLENGVMRLSTTAPIGWIEDERLFRVERPLHFFLGPDESFDDDIAASLEMMLDRTTAEWRHWVRGLATPYEWQEAVIRAAITLKLCQHEETGAIVAAMTTSIPEHADSGRNWDYRYCWIRDAYYTIQALNRLGALDVLEGYLEYLRNIVDNAAGGHIQPLYGVGGEQTLTEWEAPGLNGYRGMGPVRVGNQAYDQIQHDAYGQIVLSNAQAFFDHRLFRMAGISDFEALEPIGERAWERYDQPDAGLWELRTRSYVHTYSAAMCWAACDRLANAAAALGLRDRAAFWQDRADTMRARIEQAAWRPETNRLSATFAGDNLDASLIQLLELRFLAPDDPRFLGTLEAVETGLRRGSNMLRYDSEDDFGVPHTAFNVCTFWLIEALHYTGRDDDARVLLEEMLSRRTPAGLLSEDIDPVSGELWGNYPQTYSLVGMINCAVLLSKPWSTIR
- the otsB gene encoding trehalose-phosphatase, which produces MLLRGFACNASAMQQAPPPTFGSHAISLFLDFDGTLVDLAEHPEAVIVGDALRALLTELAGRLGGRVALVSGRSIDQIDRLVGPVAHSLAVVGSHGGEVRAAGAIVLRPERPPMLGNAERAFNQAFLDREGVIIEVKSLGVAIHYRQNPSFAAEANALAERFGAESGLMVQKGKMMVELRSAGHDKGSGIAALMQSPPFAGHIPVFLGDDVTDEPGFELCAALGGAGILVGPDRETAAQYRLTSVADVHHWLRGL
- a CDS encoding RcnB family protein; the encoded protein is MKKFILAIAASSLIATPVLAAPGQAQHNAAYQERSTHSQSIQGKPSQNQSARKAEAPRKVAKAHQWKRGERFDRSKATNYRVITNPRAYKLKSAPKGYRWVQSGRDALLVRLSNNIISSVVTNAIR
- a CDS encoding intradiol ring-cleavage dioxygenase — its product is MRAKRDETMDTATSDEETSGDRRNLLKALLAAPVALPVLTGCAQAAEAELQGAGASSLALVAATMGLISSNVCAVMPETTEGPYYIDPKLVRQNITEGRSGIPLRMQLQVVTADCRPLAGARIDIWQCDAQGDYSGYANMGSNRDNDTTGQTFLRGTQMTDRNGIVTFDTIYPGWYSGRTTHIHYKVFLDQKTVLTSQIFFPDALSEYVYLKNAAYARGEARDTVNRIDGIAEQAGPGAYCAIREQKDRYVAALVVGVDPNAQWREGGQGMAGGPPPDGPPPGDRPGGWGTRPPGPPPGGGGGGPIGRRDEATPLFPGGTI
- a CDS encoding HAMP domain-containing sensor histidine kinase; the encoded protein is MTRFLPRSLAAQMLLLLSAALLVAQLVNFALILNERQKLSLAQNEGPAITRFVQVASDLTTAVPILREALLTDASRRGARFTLQATSGISDRMRKSEIESQLATALAAQGLAADAVRAGFLQETEKDRPDDAPPMPPRRWLILSVEQADGAWLVGRMPVPPRDEWLALRLGAATALVYLIVLGASGWAALRLARPLRDLTRAANAFGGRAEPVTVTPAGPDDLRHAIEAFNAMNHRVVALLDEKDRMLGALGHDLRTPLASLRIRVETMEPPEEREAAIAKIGEMSDMLEEILVLARAGRAREPAKRMDVAALVETLVYEQQELGRPAQMAAQERVVAEIQPGLLRRAVTNLIDNAVKYGGGAMATVQYIPGGVEIRIADEGPGIPDEELERVLEPFHRLEGSRNRDTGGTGLGLAIARAIAESHGGTLRLERAGPESSGLVAILFLPA
- a CDS encoding response regulator; the encoded protein is MSQEPHILVVDDERDVRDPLAQFLGKNGLRVSRAQDAAEARAILAVHGIDLVLLDIMMPGEDGLTLAGFIRATSAIPVILLTAKAEEMDRIIGLEVGADDYVTKPFSPRELLARIKAVLRRSSASTAIHSPQAEGYAFGPWVLRTQDRELVDAEGVSVPLSTGEYNLLFAFVTHPRRVLTRDQLLDLSQGRELAAFDRSIDNHVSRLRRKIEEDSSDPKFIKTVWGGGYMLAADVRKI
- a CDS encoding RcnB family protein, yielding MKKFIIAAVAASLIATPVLAAPYHAQGQNDRSRIEQNDRRPEVRRETFRKDGKQMQYRQNWKRGDRFDSRKATNYRVISNPRTYRLHDAPRGYRWVQSGNDAVLVALATGIIASVIANGAY